One part of the Salinivirga cyanobacteriivorans genome encodes these proteins:
- a CDS encoding IS1595 family transposase, producing MNLINFIEQFPDEHSCKRHFKQVRENQGIICKKCGSTKHYWLKSKYQWQCAECRFRTTLRSGTMFENSNLPFKKWYLAMAFMSFSKKGISAAELQRQLNHSRYRTVWSMMHRIREAMGKRDDLYKLEGMIEFDEGYFSTETKAKDKQKLKRGRGSQKKTNVSVMAESTPLEDIESGKTSKHCRYFKMKVMDSHLSDEIKTITEENFDSKSIIFSDKSTSYVDIANYVDVHVSEKSSKETTVKILPWVHIAISNAKRNLLGIYHKIKGKYLQLYLDEFCYKLNRRYFGDRLFDRLTIAMADNYWYNKD from the coding sequence GTGAATCTAATCAATTTTATAGAACAGTTTCCTGATGAACATAGCTGTAAACGGCATTTCAAGCAGGTAAGAGAAAATCAAGGAATCATTTGTAAGAAATGTGGCAGTACCAAACATTACTGGTTAAAATCAAAGTATCAATGGCAATGTGCTGAATGTCGATTTCGAACCACGCTACGAAGTGGAACAATGTTTGAAAATTCAAACCTGCCGTTTAAAAAGTGGTATTTAGCTATGGCATTTATGAGTTTTAGTAAGAAAGGGATTTCAGCAGCAGAGCTACAGAGACAGCTTAATCACAGTAGATACAGAACTGTATGGTCTATGATGCATCGAATACGTGAGGCGATGGGTAAAAGAGATGATTTATACAAACTTGAAGGGATGATTGAATTTGATGAAGGCTATTTTTCTACAGAAACTAAAGCAAAAGATAAGCAGAAACTTAAGCGTGGGCGTGGTAGTCAAAAGAAAACAAATGTATCAGTAATGGCAGAGTCTACTCCATTAGAAGATATTGAATCAGGAAAAACAAGTAAACATTGTCGCTATTTCAAGATGAAAGTTATGGATTCGCATCTATCTGATGAAATCAAAACAATAACTGAGGAAAACTTTGATAGTAAGAGTATTATATTCAGCGACAAAAGCACAAGTTACGTAGATATTGCAAATTATGTTGATGTCCATGTAAGTGAAAAATCAAGCAAAGAAACAACCGTAAAAATCTTACCATGGGTCCACATCGCAATTAGTAATGCAAAACGAAATCTTTTGGGAATTTACCATAAGATTAAAGGAAAGTATTTACAATTATATTTAGATGAATTTTGCTATAAGCTAAATCGTAGATACTTTGGTGATAGGCTTTTC